The Desulfohalovibrio reitneri genome contains a region encoding:
- the sppA gene encoding signal peptide peptidase SppA, whose translation MALILVAVVLLTGATALVRLWLFGGMERMASEKIGLVRVEGMITSSEDVVDWIARLARDDTVKGVVVRVNSPGGVVAPSQEIFRAVRRLSKEKPTAVSMASVAASGGYYVACGGSRVFANPGSLTGSIGVKAELPDIKGLLDKLGVSMRVIASGPYKTAGSPYESLTDRQREMLTRMVMDIHDQFVGDVSEARGMERGEVEKLARGQAYTGRQAKELGLVDQLGGLRDAAAWVRSQAQVGPGVPVLKGPPEESAGLLRRILGELSLELSEGGGLRLTAR comes from the coding sequence GTGGCGCTTATTCTTGTGGCCGTGGTCCTCCTTACGGGGGCCACGGCCCTTGTGCGTTTGTGGCTCTTCGGCGGCATGGAGCGCATGGCCTCGGAGAAGATAGGCCTGGTCCGCGTGGAGGGCATGATCACCTCCTCCGAGGACGTGGTGGACTGGATCGCCCGCCTGGCCCGCGACGACACGGTCAAGGGCGTGGTGGTGCGCGTCAACTCGCCCGGCGGCGTGGTGGCTCCCTCCCAGGAGATATTCCGGGCCGTGCGCCGCCTGTCCAAGGAGAAGCCCACGGCCGTGTCCATGGCCTCGGTGGCCGCCTCGGGCGGCTACTACGTGGCCTGCGGCGGGTCGCGCGTTTTCGCCAATCCGGGCAGCCTGACAGGTTCCATTGGGGTCAAGGCGGAGTTGCCGGACATCAAGGGACTGCTGGACAAGCTGGGCGTGTCCATGCGCGTCATCGCCTCCGGCCCCTACAAAACCGCCGGGTCTCCCTACGAATCGTTGACCGACCGCCAGCGCGAGATGCTGACTCGCATGGTCATGGACATCCACGACCAGTTCGTGGGCGACGTGTCCGAGGCCAGGGGCATGGAGCGGGGGGAGGTTGAGAAGCTGGCCCGGGGGCAGGCCTACACCGGCCGCCAAGCCAAGGAGCTGGGGCTGGTCGACCAGCTTGGCGGCCTGCGCGACGCCGCGGCCTGGGTTCGCTCCCAGGCCCAGGTGGGCCCCGGCGTCCCCGTGCTGAAGGGGCCGCCCGAGGAGTCCGCCGGGCTGTTGCGCCGCATTCTCGGCGAGCTGTCACTGGAGCTTTCGGAGGGCGGGGGCCTGCGCCTCACCGCCAGATAG
- a CDS encoding methylated-DNA--[protein]-cysteine S-methyltransferase has product MYEYLVAPPLALTLVWEDGRLASISLEWSGGRPRRAPSTEAGGRLLDALRDYVDGRACRWPDLPLAWERLTPFQEKILRALAATEAGRTLTYGELAARCGSPGAARAVGRVMATNPWPLVVPCHRVVGSSGLTGFGPGLAMKQWLLGLERDLASR; this is encoded by the coding sequence ATGTACGAATACCTCGTGGCCCCGCCCCTGGCCCTGACCTTGGTCTGGGAGGACGGGCGGCTGGCCTCCATCAGCCTTGAATGGTCCGGCGGCCGCCCCCGCCGCGCGCCGAGCACCGAGGCGGGCGGACGGCTTCTGGACGCCCTGCGTGACTATGTGGACGGGCGGGCCTGCAGGTGGCCCGACCTGCCCCTTGCCTGGGAACGGCTGACGCCCTTCCAGGAAAAGATTCTGCGCGCCCTGGCCGCCACCGAGGCGGGCCGCACCCTGACCTACGGGGAGTTGGCCGCCCGGTGCGGCAGCCCCGGAGCCGCCCGGGCCGTGGGCCGGGTCATGGCCACCAATCCCTGGCCCCTGGTAGTCCCCTGTCACAGGGTGGTGGGCTCCAGCGGGCTGACCGGCTTCGGCCCCGGACTGGCCATGAAGCAATGGCTGCTGGGCCTGGAGCGGGATTTGGCCTCTCGCTAG
- a CDS encoding TIGR01212 family radical SAM protein (This family includes YhcC from E. coli K-12, an uncharacterized radical SAM protein.) produces MNRYHTLSVHFRNKFGHRVQKIPLDAASSCPNRDGTISTGGCVFCNPSGSGTGRGDESLTHQWNAWRERYERKFGPGKAGYLAYFQSFSNTYGPPERLAAMLDEAATLPGCMGVAVGTRPDCLDPEKIDLLAEAPFAEKWLELGLQSANDSTLERINRGHGAASFAEAARAAAEAGLGVCAHMVAGLPGEGEAEFLETISFLASLPVAGVKLHSCYVARGTPLAEWWREGRYTPLERDEYAAMAARALTLLPPEVVVQRLTGDPAPDELLAPDWAADKGKTMRAIQELLRERSLWQGKKNGAPGGPPPWFQPEAR; encoded by the coding sequence ATGAACAGATACCATACCCTCTCCGTCCACTTCCGCAACAAATTCGGGCACCGCGTGCAAAAAATCCCCCTGGACGCCGCCTCTTCCTGTCCAAATCGCGACGGGACGATTTCCACAGGAGGCTGCGTTTTCTGCAATCCCAGCGGCTCCGGCACCGGCCGGGGCGACGAATCCCTGACGCACCAGTGGAACGCCTGGCGGGAACGGTACGAGCGGAAATTCGGCCCCGGCAAGGCCGGGTACCTAGCCTATTTCCAAAGTTTTTCCAACACCTACGGCCCGCCGGAACGATTGGCCGCCATGCTGGACGAGGCGGCCACGCTGCCCGGCTGCATGGGCGTGGCCGTGGGCACCAGGCCGGACTGCCTGGACCCGGAAAAAATCGACCTGCTGGCCGAGGCGCCGTTTGCCGAAAAATGGCTGGAGCTTGGCCTGCAGTCGGCCAACGATTCGACGCTTGAGCGCATCAACCGGGGCCACGGCGCGGCCTCTTTCGCGGAAGCCGCGCGGGCGGCGGCCGAGGCCGGACTGGGGGTATGCGCCCACATGGTCGCCGGGCTGCCGGGCGAAGGAGAGGCTGAGTTTCTGGAGACCATCAGTTTCCTGGCCTCCCTGCCCGTGGCCGGGGTGAAGCTGCACTCCTGCTACGTGGCCCGGGGGACGCCCCTGGCCGAATGGTGGCGGGAGGGCCGCTACACCCCGCTCGAGCGGGACGAGTACGCGGCCATGGCCGCCCGCGCCCTGACCCTGCTGCCGCCGGAGGTGGTGGTGCAGCGGCTTACCGGCGACCCGGCCCCGGACGAATTGCTGGCTCCGGATTGGGCGGCGGACAAGGGCAAGACCATGCGAGCCATCCAGGAGCTTCTGCGCGAGCGGAGTCTGTGGCAGGGAAAGAAGAACGGCGCGCCCGGCGGACCGCCCCCCTGGTTCCAACCCGAGGCGCGCTGA
- a CDS encoding rod shape-determining protein, with protein sequence MPKIVDKALGYFSNDLAIDLGTANTLVYVKGRGIMLREPSVVAVKKDARGGNKVLAVGTDAKRMLGRTPGNIVAIRPMKDGVIADFEVTEAMLRHFISKVHNSRRLVRPRIIICVPTGITQVEKRAVKESAQSAGAREVYLIEEPMAAAIGADLPITEPTSNMVVDIGGGTTEVAVISLSGIVYSKSVRVGGDKMDEAIMQYVKRKYNMLIGESTAEQIKIQIGSAYPSDEVEEMEVKGRDLVSGIPQNIAITSEEVRKAISEQVESIVQGCRIALEQTPPELAADIVDQGIVITGGGALLKGLDQLLREETHLPIVVVDDPLSAVVLGSGKALDNIDIYKEVTID encoded by the coding sequence ATGCCGAAGATCGTCGACAAAGCCTTAGGCTACTTTTCCAATGATTTGGCCATTGACCTGGGCACCGCCAACACCCTGGTCTACGTCAAGGGCCGCGGCATCATGCTGCGCGAGCCCAGCGTGGTGGCCGTGAAAAAAGACGCCCGCGGCGGCAACAAGGTCCTGGCCGTGGGCACGGACGCCAAGCGGATGCTCGGCCGCACGCCGGGCAACATCGTGGCCATCCGACCCATGAAGGACGGCGTGATCGCCGACTTCGAGGTCACCGAGGCCATGCTGCGCCATTTCATTTCCAAGGTGCACAACTCCCGGCGGCTGGTGCGCCCCCGCATCATCATCTGCGTGCCCACGGGCATCACCCAGGTGGAGAAGCGGGCCGTAAAGGAGAGCGCCCAGAGCGCGGGCGCCCGCGAGGTCTACCTCATCGAGGAACCCATGGCCGCGGCCATCGGCGCGGACCTGCCAATCACCGAGCCCACTTCCAACATGGTGGTGGACATCGGCGGCGGCACCACCGAGGTGGCCGTCATCTCCCTCTCCGGCATCGTCTATTCCAAGTCCGTCCGCGTGGGCGGCGACAAGATGGACGAGGCCATCATGCAGTACGTCAAGCGCAAGTACAACATGCTCATCGGCGAATCCACCGCCGAGCAGATCAAGATCCAGATTGGCTCCGCCTACCCCTCCGATGAAGTGGAGGAGATGGAGGTCAAAGGCCGCGACCTGGTCTCGGGCATCCCGCAGAACATCGCCATCACCTCCGAGGAGGTGCGCAAGGCCATCTCCGAGCAGGTGGAGTCCATCGTCCAGGGCTGCCGCATCGCCCTGGAGCAGACCCCGCCGGAACTGGCCGCGGACATCGTGGACCAGGGCATCGTCATCACCGGCGGCGGTGCGCTGCTCAAGGGACTGGACCAGCTCCTGCGCGAGGAGACGCACCTGCCCATCGTGGTGGTGGACGACCCCCTCTCGGCGGTGGTGCTGGGTTCGGGCAAGGCGCTGGACAACATCGACATCTACAAGGAAGTCACCATCGACTAG
- the mreC gene encoding rod shape-determining protein MreC, with the protein MKGGFGIKRLIFLFLVLLLAYLTLYTWNLKSGVLDELAGNTGLEFTGVVLAPGKWVHRESLALWDRYVHLVGVEGENERLKDRVDELVLENVRLRESKERVERLERLLRFRPPPRWESLGARVIAHKLGPVGSLETMLVDRGSAERADLDQPAITPTGVVGRVLRTAPHFSTLLLLSDPNSRVAVAGRKSRTTGILVGQGPGEPLRVRYVPLNEPLAEGEVLVTSGLADIYPKGLPVARVTGIRRSDISLFQDVSAEPVVDLRDLEEVLLLLRLPPEVAGVGSANATAPGNATAGGEALLPAADGG; encoded by the coding sequence ATGAAGGGCGGCTTCGGAATCAAGCGCCTGATCTTCCTCTTTCTGGTTCTGCTTCTCGCCTACCTCACGCTCTACACCTGGAACCTCAAGAGCGGCGTTCTGGACGAGTTGGCCGGCAACACCGGCCTGGAGTTCACCGGCGTGGTCCTCGCCCCGGGCAAATGGGTCCACCGCGAGTCGCTGGCCCTGTGGGACCGCTACGTGCACCTGGTGGGCGTGGAGGGGGAGAACGAGCGCCTCAAGGACAGGGTGGACGAGCTGGTGCTGGAAAACGTGCGCCTGCGGGAGTCCAAGGAGCGGGTGGAACGGCTGGAGCGGCTTTTGCGCTTTCGGCCGCCGCCGCGCTGGGAGAGCCTGGGAGCGCGGGTCATCGCGCACAAGCTGGGCCCGGTGGGCAGCCTGGAGACCATGCTGGTGGACCGGGGCTCGGCCGAACGGGCCGACCTGGACCAGCCGGCCATCACGCCAACCGGCGTTGTGGGGCGGGTGCTGCGCACCGCGCCGCACTTCTCCACCCTGCTGCTGCTTTCCGACCCCAACTCGCGGGTGGCCGTGGCCGGGCGAAAGTCCCGCACCACCGGCATCCTGGTGGGGCAGGGGCCGGGCGAGCCGCTGCGGGTGCGCTACGTGCCCCTCAACGAGCCCCTGGCCGAGGGGGAGGTGCTCGTCACCTCCGGCCTGGCGGACATCTACCCCAAGGGGTTGCCGGTGGCCCGGGTGACGGGCATCCGGCGTTCGGACATCTCCCTCTTCCAGGACGTTTCGGCCGAGCCGGTGGTGGACCTGCGCGACCTGGAGGAGGTGCTGCTGCTGCTGCGGCTGCCGCCGGAGGTGGCCGGCGTGGGATCCGCCAACGCCACGGCTCCCGGCAACGCTACCGCGGGGGGCGAAGCCCTCCTCCCGGCCGCGGACGGGGGCTGA
- the mrdA gene encoding penicillin-binding protein 2: MLARFQSDANSAPRQGLVLLQVLIVGLFCVFALRLWYLQVHKGAYYAEKAMDNRLRQEPMYAPRGLIRDRDGRLTAVNEPAYALGLVREDVEDLEATLGQVSRLTGVPRAELREKYDRLRRRVKPFETMVLAPDLAFDTLARVEALALRWPGLEIVVRPKRHYPQGELLAHVLGYVAEADEKELEERPELDLGDTVGKQGLEYVLEDRLRGTKGLRQMEVDASGRGLNDLVVKPPRAGRNLTLSIDLDLQRKATDLLRSGNHTGSVVALEPFSGQVLALVTNPSYNNNDFATGLSTKQWAELRDDPRHPMQNRVIQSAYPPGSVFKLIMAGAAMWAEKMDPGETVYCPGHYRLGRRVFRCWKKRGHGHMDLEQALVQSCDVYFYEWGHRLGVDRIEEFAKACGFGERTGISLPHERSGLIPSREWKRKRFGQRWQGGENLNMAIGQGYTLVTPLQVARFLGGLINGGDLLRPRLLAGGEPEKSGSVPLDRRQRLAILDIMRDTVESPRGTCRRLEMDGAVIGGKTGTAQVVRLKEEDRGAETEEIKYRFRDHSWVATWGIKDGRAVVIVVMVEHGGHGSESSLPVAKAMYRFLYDEGAAMGPTWPYVTPDPPEVLRVDREDPDEEAGGQG, from the coding sequence GTGCTCGCACGGTTCCAATCTGACGCCAACAGCGCGCCCCGCCAGGGGCTGGTGCTGCTGCAGGTCCTCATCGTGGGCCTGTTCTGCGTCTTCGCCCTGCGCTTGTGGTACCTGCAGGTGCACAAGGGCGCGTACTACGCGGAAAAGGCCATGGACAACCGCCTGCGGCAGGAGCCCATGTACGCCCCGCGCGGCCTCATCCGCGACCGCGACGGCCGTCTGACAGCGGTCAACGAACCAGCCTACGCCCTGGGACTGGTGCGCGAGGACGTGGAGGATCTTGAGGCCACCCTGGGGCAGGTCTCCAGGCTGACCGGCGTCCCCCGGGCCGAATTGCGGGAGAAGTACGACCGCCTCCGCCGCCGCGTGAAGCCCTTCGAGACCATGGTGCTGGCCCCGGACCTGGCTTTCGACACCCTGGCCCGCGTGGAGGCCCTGGCCCTGCGCTGGCCGGGCCTGGAGATCGTGGTCCGGCCCAAGCGCCACTATCCCCAGGGCGAGCTGCTGGCCCACGTGCTGGGCTACGTGGCCGAGGCGGATGAAAAGGAACTCGAGGAGCGGCCGGAGCTGGACCTGGGCGACACCGTGGGCAAGCAGGGCCTGGAATACGTGCTGGAGGACCGGTTGCGCGGCACCAAGGGGCTGCGGCAGATGGAGGTGGACGCCTCCGGCCGCGGGCTCAACGATCTGGTGGTCAAGCCGCCCCGGGCGGGCAGGAACCTGACCCTGTCCATCGACCTGGACCTGCAGCGCAAGGCCACCGACCTGCTGCGTTCCGGCAACCACACCGGATCCGTGGTGGCCCTGGAACCGTTCTCCGGGCAGGTTCTGGCCCTGGTCACCAACCCCTCCTACAACAACAACGATTTCGCCACCGGCCTTTCCACCAAACAGTGGGCCGAGCTGCGCGACGACCCCCGCCATCCCATGCAGAACCGGGTCATCCAGTCCGCCTACCCGCCGGGTTCGGTCTTTAAGCTGATCATGGCCGGGGCGGCCATGTGGGCGGAAAAGATGGACCCGGGGGAGACCGTCTACTGCCCGGGCCACTACCGCCTGGGGCGGCGGGTGTTCCGCTGCTGGAAGAAGCGGGGCCACGGCCACATGGACCTGGAGCAGGCCCTGGTGCAGTCCTGCGACGTCTATTTCTACGAATGGGGCCACAGGCTGGGCGTGGACCGCATCGAGGAATTCGCCAAGGCCTGCGGCTTCGGCGAAAGGACTGGCATCTCCCTGCCGCATGAGCGCAGCGGACTCATTCCCTCGCGGGAGTGGAAGCGAAAACGGTTCGGCCAGCGCTGGCAGGGCGGCGAGAACCTGAACATGGCCATCGGCCAGGGCTACACCCTGGTCACGCCGCTGCAGGTGGCCCGCTTCCTGGGCGGGCTCATCAACGGCGGCGACCTGCTCCGCCCCAGGCTGCTGGCCGGGGGCGAGCCGGAAAAGAGCGGCTCCGTTCCGCTGGACAGGAGACAGCGCCTGGCCATCCTCGACATCATGCGGGACACGGTGGAGTCGCCGCGCGGCACCTGCCGCAGGCTGGAGATGGATGGCGCGGTCATCGGCGGCAAGACCGGCACAGCCCAGGTGGTGCGGCTCAAGGAGGAGGACCGGGGGGCGGAGACCGAGGAGATCAAGTACCGCTTCCGTGACCACTCCTGGGTGGCCACCTGGGGAATCAAGGACGGTCGGGCCGTGGTCATCGTGGTCATGGTGGAGCACGGCGGCCACGGCAGCGAGTCCTCCCTGCCCGTGGCCAAGGCCATGTACCGTTTTCTGTATGACGAGGGCGCGGCCATGGGGCCCACCTGGCCCTACGTGACCCCCGACCCCCCGGAGGTGCTGCGGGTGGATCGGGAAGATCCGGATGAGGAAGCGGGAGGCCAGGGCTGA
- the rodA gene encoding rod shape-determining protein RodA — MTPIDRRLLLHVNWTLLGLTAVLFGLGVLNLYSASGFRLEAGLSVSPYYQKQLVWGLVGLGGMLAFVILDYRHLKVLSWPLYWLTVALLLYVLFMGKVAGGSQRWISLGFISFQPSEMAKIAILVLGARLLAREAGPLDWRGLFRILCFGMLPAALIILEPDLGSGLNILLLLGGIILFRGLLPRIVKTAVVVLPAIVPLGWFLLHDYQKRRILTFLNPSEDPLGAGYHIIQSQIAIGSGQLTGKGFLAGTQSQLRFLPEKHTDFAVAVFGEEWGFIGTMVLLGLFCLFLYRIYMVARDAKDRFGAFLVAGVFFYFFWQILINMGMVLGLMPVVGIPLPFLSYGGSALFVNFCLIGLVLNVSMRRYVFKQS; from the coding sequence ATGACTCCCATCGACCGCAGGCTGCTTCTGCACGTCAACTGGACGCTGCTGGGCCTGACCGCCGTGCTCTTCGGCCTGGGGGTGCTGAACCTCTATTCCGCCTCGGGCTTCCGGCTGGAGGCCGGGCTGTCCGTCTCCCCCTACTACCAGAAGCAGCTTGTCTGGGGGCTGGTGGGACTGGGCGGCATGCTGGCCTTCGTCATCCTCGACTACCGCCATCTGAAGGTGCTCTCCTGGCCGCTGTATTGGCTCACCGTGGCGCTGCTTCTGTACGTGCTCTTCATGGGCAAGGTGGCGGGCGGCTCCCAGCGGTGGATATCCCTGGGCTTCATCAGCTTCCAGCCCTCGGAGATGGCCAAGATCGCCATTCTGGTCTTGGGGGCTCGCCTGCTGGCGCGCGAGGCCGGGCCGCTGGACTGGCGGGGGTTGTTCCGCATCCTCTGCTTCGGCATGCTGCCAGCGGCCCTCATCATCCTGGAGCCGGACCTGGGTTCGGGGCTGAACATCCTCCTGCTTTTGGGCGGCATCATCCTCTTTCGCGGGCTTCTGCCGCGCATTGTCAAGACCGCGGTGGTGGTGCTGCCGGCCATCGTTCCCCTGGGCTGGTTCTTACTGCACGACTACCAGAAGCGGCGCATCCTGACCTTCCTCAACCCCTCGGAAGATCCCCTGGGCGCGGGCTACCACATCATCCAGTCGCAGATCGCCATCGGCTCCGGCCAACTCACGGGCAAGGGGTTCCTGGCGGGCACCCAGAGCCAGCTTCGCTTTCTGCCGGAGAAGCACACCGACTTCGCCGTGGCCGTGTTCGGGGAGGAATGGGGCTTCATCGGCACCATGGTCCTGCTGGGCCTGTTCTGCCTCTTCCTGTACCGGATCTACATGGTGGCGCGCGACGCCAAGGACCGCTTCGGGGCCTTCCTGGTGGCCGGGGTGTTCTTTTATTTCTTCTGGCAAATCCTGATCAACATGGGTATGGTCCTGGGCCTCATGCCGGTGGTCGGGATACCGTTGCCGTTCCTCAGTTACGGAGGCAGCGCCCTCTTCGTTAACTTCTGCCTCATCGGACTCGTCCTGAACGTTTCCATGCGGCGTTACGTCTTCAAGCAGAGTTGA
- a CDS encoding bactofilin family protein, whose amino-acid sequence MAKDEINAFLGAGTSYQGKLNFQGSVRIDGAFQGEVTSEGTLVVGQEADVEGTIDVGQLVLSGRMNGEVRARERVVLHRTANLHGTLITPVLVMEEGAVIDGRITMTSDSAEALPSEQTSIES is encoded by the coding sequence ATGGCCAAAGACGAGATCAACGCCTTTCTCGGGGCGGGGACTTCCTATCAGGGCAAGCTCAACTTCCAGGGCTCGGTGCGCATCGACGGCGCCTTCCAGGGCGAAGTGACCAGCGAGGGGACGCTCGTGGTCGGCCAGGAGGCGGACGTGGAGGGCACCATCGACGTGGGGCAGCTGGTTCTCTCCGGCCGCATGAACGGCGAGGTGCGAGCCCGCGAGCGGGTGGTGCTGCACCGTACCGCCAACCTCCACGGCACCCTCATCACTCCGGTGCTGGTCATGGAAGAGGGCGCGGTCATAGACGGCCGCATCACCATGACCTCGGACAGCGCCGAGGCCCTCCCCTCCGAGCAGACCTCCATCGAGTCCTGA
- a CDS encoding ATP synthase F0 subunit B: MIDLDITIFIQLVNFLIMWFVLDLILFRPIRGIIRKRNEHMEQQMDTVEKFSGQATEKLKNYEAALAEARTAGAQERDRLKEEGLGKEQELVGAAQKDASAKVQASRQEISAEADKAKETLKADVRKLAEAATAKILG; this comes from the coding sequence ATGATCGATCTCGACATTACCATCTTTATCCAGCTCGTGAACTTTCTCATCATGTGGTTCGTTCTGGACCTCATCCTCTTTAGGCCGATCCGGGGCATCATCCGGAAACGCAACGAGCACATGGAACAGCAGATGGACACCGTGGAGAAGTTCAGCGGCCAGGCCACGGAGAAGCTGAAGAACTACGAGGCCGCTCTCGCCGAGGCGCGCACAGCGGGCGCCCAGGAGCGGGACCGGCTCAAGGAAGAAGGGCTGGGCAAGGAGCAGGAACTTGTGGGCGCCGCCCAGAAGGACGCCTCCGCAAAGGTCCAGGCCTCCCGGCAGGAGATCAGCGCCGAGGCCGACAAGGCCAAGGAGACGCTGAAGGCGGATGTTCGCAAGCTGGCGGAAGCGGCCACGGCGAAAATTCTCGGCTGA
- the atpF gene encoding F0F1 ATP synthase subunit B → MNRTRTIAISLAIVLLGAGVAFAAEGGGGGDHGLPWANFGFRVLNLVIVVGIIWKFGGKAIRDLFLGRRDKIKSELDDLETRRKDAEGKLRDVEQSIASIEQEKEDILSESRRQGEALKQAIIEEAERKAEQIRTSAEASVAAERRMVLQDLRAEVADMVVEAAESMLKEKLTEEDHRKLVDDYLKKVVLN, encoded by the coding sequence TTGAACCGCACGCGCACAATCGCAATTTCGCTGGCCATCGTCCTGCTGGGCGCCGGCGTGGCCTTCGCCGCCGAGGGCGGCGGAGGGGGAGACCACGGCCTGCCCTGGGCCAACTTCGGCTTCCGGGTCCTGAACCTGGTCATCGTCGTCGGCATCATTTGGAAGTTCGGCGGCAAGGCCATCCGCGACCTCTTCCTGGGCCGCCGCGACAAGATCAAGAGTGAGCTGGACGACCTGGAGACCCGCCGCAAGGACGCCGAAGGCAAGCTGCGGGACGTCGAGCAGAGCATCGCCAGCATCGAGCAGGAGAAGGAAGATATTCTTTCCGAGTCCCGCCGCCAGGGCGAAGCGCTGAAGCAGGCCATCATCGAGGAGGCCGAGCGCAAGGCCGAGCAGATTCGCACCTCCGCCGAGGCCAGCGTGGCCGCCGAGCGCCGCATGGTCCTGCAGGACCTGCGCGCCGAGGTGGCCGACATGGTCGTCGAGGCCGCCGAGTCGATGCTCAAGGAAAAGCTGACCGAAGAAGACCATCGCAAGCTGGTCGATGACTATCTCAAGAAGGTGGTGCTCAATTGA
- the atpH gene encoding ATP synthase F1 subunit delta — protein MTENIVARRYAKALFSLGARKGDKELEAIGKDLASVAETFAAAPDLIRTFRNPLFSAQEKSAVAAKVLDKLGVKGTVRNFVLLLGDKDRLGYLPGIERVFSELLDERQGVLRGSLVTAVDIPEDTRESLKKRLEEQTKATLVLGYEVDPDILGGVVLKVGDKVLDASLRAQLSMLKENMTRGE, from the coding sequence TTGACCGAGAACATCGTTGCCCGACGGTACGCCAAGGCCCTCTTCTCGTTGGGCGCCCGCAAGGGCGACAAGGAGCTTGAGGCCATCGGCAAGGACCTGGCCTCGGTGGCGGAAACCTTCGCCGCCGCACCCGATCTGATCCGGACCTTCCGCAACCCCCTGTTCAGCGCCCAGGAAAAGTCGGCCGTGGCCGCCAAGGTCCTGGACAAGCTGGGGGTCAAGGGCACGGTCCGCAACTTTGTCCTGCTCCTCGGCGACAAGGACCGCCTTGGCTACCTGCCCGGGATCGAGCGGGTCTTCTCCGAGCTCCTCGACGAGCGCCAGGGTGTCCTGCGCGGCAGCCTGGTGACGGCCGTGGACATTCCCGAGGATACGCGCGAGTCGCTCAAGAAGCGGCTCGAGGAACAGACCAAGGCCACGCTGGTTTTGGGTTACGAGGTTGATCCCGACATCCTGGGCGGCGTTGTGCTCAAGGTCGGCGACAAGGTTTTGGATGCGAGTTTGCGCGCGCAGCTCTCCATGCTGAAAGAAAACATGACAAGGGGTGAGTAG